From a single Natronorubrum tibetense GA33 genomic region:
- a CDS encoding DUF7260 family protein, producing MTTATASPDGAPRPRTVHNEATQTIEFGVVTMGLLVVWLVWVSDGHSPMPGLGADFSPVELGTLVASSSIPAARTAVDREREQLIQERDGFHQFTTEVDSIPVSADGGAGLPPVGVRQANAVVGELDSVRAAYRECIMELEHFDQLYGEQLYDNMASELSEDVAMAVVHGDRFSLPVKRATIQRATEASLRRERLLQTVDAERDSLDRAERELRALASDLEAEPSLSEFTLTELFEHERRLSRWKVRCERSLRRRQQHIHAESTFRSNPDLLFVQPYLYAELETHFPVLDACLRLHSRLETRQQAVHRAITYR from the coding sequence ATGACTACCGCGACCGCCTCTCCTGACGGTGCACCTCGCCCTCGAACCGTGCACAACGAAGCGACGCAGACGATCGAATTCGGAGTCGTCACGATGGGACTGCTCGTCGTCTGGCTCGTCTGGGTGTCCGACGGCCACTCGCCGATGCCCGGCCTGGGTGCCGATTTCTCTCCCGTCGAACTCGGGACCCTCGTCGCCAGTAGCTCCATCCCTGCGGCGAGAACCGCCGTCGATCGGGAGCGCGAGCAACTGATTCAGGAGCGCGACGGCTTCCACCAGTTCACGACGGAGGTCGACTCGATTCCCGTCTCAGCCGACGGTGGCGCGGGTCTCCCGCCGGTCGGCGTGAGGCAAGCGAACGCGGTCGTGGGCGAACTCGATAGCGTTCGGGCCGCCTACCGCGAGTGCATCATGGAACTCGAGCATTTCGATCAGTTGTACGGCGAACAACTGTACGACAACATGGCGTCCGAACTCTCGGAAGACGTCGCGATGGCCGTCGTCCACGGCGACCGGTTCTCGCTTCCGGTAAAACGAGCGACGATCCAGCGGGCGACCGAGGCCAGTCTCCGCCGCGAGCGACTGTTACAGACGGTCGACGCCGAACGTGATTCGCTCGACCGCGCGGAACGCGAGCTCCGTGCGCTCGCATCTGATCTCGAGGCCGAACCGTCGCTGTCCGAGTTCACGCTCACCGAACTCTTCGAACACGAGCGACGGTTGTCCCGGTGGAAAGTTCGGTGCGAACGATCGCTGCGACGTCGCCAACAGCACATTCACGCCGAGAGCACGTTCCGATCGAACCCCGACCTGCTGTTCGTTCAGCCCTATCTGTACGCCGAACTCGAGACTCACTTTCCGGTGTTAGACGCCTGTCTTCGACTGCACTCGCGACTCGAAACGCGCCAGCAGGCGGTCCACCGCGCGATCACGTATCGGTGA
- a CDS encoding SDR family oxidoreductase, whose protein sequence is MSMSSSLSEKTAVVTGASAGIGEATAEILAKCGANVAMVARREAKLQTIADRIEAETEGSALVLPADVSNEDEVQAAVEHTVEAFDGIDVLVNNAGIATGHETVANTPTEQYRTVMGVNVDGVFFMTRATLPYLRETAGNAIFLGSFAGQYPRPGAPVYAASKWWVRGFALSLAGAVGSDGIGVSIINPTEVRTEFGKEYRDEISQERFDPDEVTNPKAIAEAIAFAAEQEPPNVVNELDLYRRDKFTPF, encoded by the coding sequence ATGAGCATGTCATCGTCCCTATCCGAGAAAACGGCCGTAGTTACCGGTGCAAGCGCCGGTATCGGCGAAGCGACTGCAGAGATACTGGCCAAGTGCGGAGCAAACGTCGCGATGGTCGCTCGTCGAGAAGCAAAATTACAGACGATAGCTGACCGTATCGAGGCAGAAACGGAGGGTTCAGCCCTCGTCCTTCCCGCGGATGTCAGCAACGAGGACGAAGTTCAGGCCGCAGTAGAACACACCGTCGAGGCCTTCGATGGAATCGACGTGCTGGTCAACAACGCCGGAATAGCGACCGGCCACGAGACGGTAGCGAACACGCCCACCGAACAGTATCGGACCGTGATGGGTGTAAACGTGGACGGGGTCTTTTTCATGACTCGAGCTACACTTCCGTACCTTCGCGAGACGGCCGGGAATGCGATCTTCCTCGGCAGCTTTGCCGGACAGTATCCGCGACCAGGTGCACCAGTGTACGCCGCGTCGAAGTGGTGGGTACGGGGGTTTGCACTTAGTTTGGCTGGAGCGGTTGGTAGCGACGGGATCGGTGTCAGCATCATCAATCCGACCGAAGTACGAACGGAATTCGGGAAGGAGTACAGGGACGAGATATCCCAGGAACGGTTCGATCCGGACGAAGTCACTAATCCGAAAGCGATAGCGGAAGCGATCGCTTTTGCAGCCGAACAGGAACCGCCGAACGTCGTCAACGAACTCGACCTGTATCGGCGGGATAAATTCACTCCCTTTTAG
- the rdfA gene encoding rod-determining factor RdfA encodes MTERRQPADSNDSCGCKLGRVAGEYGLQRLDDQLVEYWTGERDEKMSTRQLATYVNQRVLETALEDANILLKDGEIENTYRLLTDDDVSSGTQVQTRNELERDGVAIDDVESNFVSHQTVYNHLTDCLEATLETPSDDERVERSADKLGALQNRTEAVTSDTVAQLKRNDILDVGEFNVTVSVTVTCEDCLQEYPIRTLLDERSCDCQDAAAEDTS; translated from the coding sequence ATGACTGAACGCAGACAGCCGGCCGATTCGAACGACTCCTGTGGATGTAAGCTCGGACGCGTCGCCGGAGAGTACGGGCTCCAGCGCCTCGACGACCAACTGGTCGAATACTGGACCGGCGAGCGGGACGAAAAGATGAGCACGCGCCAGCTCGCGACCTATGTGAACCAGCGGGTGCTCGAGACCGCACTCGAGGACGCGAATATCCTCCTCAAAGACGGGGAGATCGAGAACACCTACCGGCTGTTGACCGACGACGACGTCAGTAGCGGGACACAGGTCCAGACGCGAAACGAACTCGAGCGTGACGGCGTCGCGATCGACGATGTCGAATCGAACTTCGTCTCACACCAGACGGTCTACAACCACCTGACGGACTGTCTCGAAGCGACGCTCGAGACGCCGAGCGACGATGAACGAGTGGAACGAAGCGCCGACAAACTCGGGGCGCTGCAGAACAGAACTGAGGCAGTGACATCGGACACGGTCGCCCAACTCAAGCGAAACGATATCCTCGACGTCGGCGAATTTAACGTGACCGTCTCCGTAACCGTGACCTGTGAGGACTGCCTCCAAGAGTATCCGATTCGGACGCTGTTGGACGAACGGTCCTGTGACTGTCAGGACGCGGCCGCGGAGGATACGTCATAA
- a CDS encoding TRAP transporter permease, producing the protein MVYSISNKDRLEVANDLVTALAIITWVWVLYYAFTQRMDRILFTVIFLGAIIVVYLGSEMIEAYRDERMLEVAGLGVSAVVTIVTTVYMTAFYNTLLSVRVGTALPREYALAAAFVLVILYLSYRAYGFTFLAVIVAALLYGLYGDLAPGILRHGGFSLNRTANIMVLDFQGVYGSISRIIATWVALFLLYAGLMRGFGAFDLIMRVAFRMATYVRSGIALSAVTSSIIIGSITGSQAANTAITGSFTIPLMKESGMKSETAGGIESVASTGGQIMPPIMGAAAFVMASLLGITYVEVMVAGIVPALIFYGSVVIAVHYKGVGELQGKSIELDAADKFDETMSTKEFAVQCLRFGIPFAVLIYMLGVLQYTVLTSALYTIIVMFITGFGFPLATAASEGDDVKEEFVSLLHDTAFGFREGAMILAPIAIIIAAINGVVDVFEASGIPGVLSLALLDISGGVMLYAVILAMVISIILGLGMPTVAAYVIVASLIAPALVQQFFVPDLAAHFFVLYAAILSGLTPPIAIAVVVATGIAGSNFWRTVHEALKISAPIYVLPFAFIYNPEIVVGGWGMETFFSGLIALLGALGIAHGLNYYGKFFHESPFVKFPVKGVFFVLGVLAMVYPDMLVRLVCIAVILTMMAVQLRSHIWKRFGQKSTTESVQTAED; encoded by the coding sequence ATGGTTTACTCAATTTCAAACAAAGACCGATTAGAGGTCGCCAACGACCTAGTAACGGCATTAGCAATTATAACGTGGGTCTGGGTCCTGTACTATGCGTTCACGCAACGAATGGATCGCATCCTGTTCACGGTGATTTTCCTCGGGGCCATCATCGTCGTCTACCTCGGTAGCGAAATGATCGAGGCGTACAGGGACGAAAGAATGCTGGAGGTCGCGGGTCTCGGTGTCTCCGCGGTCGTCACCATTGTGACGACTGTCTACATGACGGCGTTCTATAACACGCTGTTATCGGTCCGTGTTGGCACCGCGCTACCTCGAGAGTACGCATTAGCTGCAGCGTTCGTCCTCGTCATCCTCTATCTCTCGTATCGTGCCTACGGTTTCACGTTCCTGGCCGTGATCGTTGCCGCGTTGCTTTACGGACTCTACGGCGATCTCGCTCCGGGTATCCTCCGCCACGGTGGGTTCAGTCTCAACCGTACGGCAAACATCATGGTCCTCGACTTTCAGGGGGTATACGGATCGATATCGAGGATTATCGCGACGTGGGTCGCGTTATTCCTGCTGTACGCCGGATTAATGCGCGGCTTCGGGGCGTTCGATCTCATCATGCGCGTCGCGTTTCGGATGGCGACGTACGTCCGCTCCGGAATTGCGCTGTCCGCGGTGACCTCGAGCATCATCATCGGTTCGATTACCGGAAGTCAAGCGGCAAACACGGCTATCACTGGATCGTTCACCATTCCGCTGATGAAAGAGAGCGGAATGAAGAGCGAAACAGCTGGCGGTATCGAATCCGTCGCATCGACCGGCGGGCAGATCATGCCCCCTATCATGGGAGCGGCCGCATTCGTGATGGCCTCGCTGCTCGGCATTACCTACGTGGAAGTCATGGTCGCAGGTATCGTTCCTGCCCTCATTTTCTATGGCTCCGTCGTTATCGCCGTTCACTACAAGGGCGTCGGCGAACTTCAGGGCAAATCGATCGAACTCGATGCTGCAGATAAGTTCGACGAAACGATGTCGACGAAAGAGTTTGCGGTCCAGTGTCTCCGATTCGGCATTCCGTTCGCCGTCCTGATCTATATGCTCGGCGTGCTCCAGTACACCGTGCTTACGTCCGCACTCTACACCATCATCGTGATGTTCATCACCGGCTTCGGGTTCCCGTTAGCGACGGCGGCTTCGGAAGGAGACGACGTCAAGGAGGAGTTCGTTTCCCTCCTTCACGATACGGCATTCGGCTTCAGAGAGGGCGCGATGATTCTCGCACCGATCGCGATCATCATTGCGGCGATTAACGGCGTCGTCGACGTCTTCGAGGCCTCGGGTATTCCGGGCGTTCTCTCACTCGCCCTCCTCGATATTTCTGGCGGCGTCATGCTGTACGCAGTGATCCTCGCGATGGTTATCTCGATCATTCTGGGACTCGGAATGCCGACCGTCGCGGCGTACGTCATCGTCGCGTCGTTGATTGCCCCCGCGCTGGTCCAGCAGTTCTTCGTTCCGGATCTGGCAGCCCACTTCTTCGTGCTGTACGCGGCGATCCTGTCAGGGCTGACGCCCCCAATCGCGATCGCAGTCGTGGTTGCGACAGGGATTGCGGGAAGCAATTTCTGGCGGACGGTCCACGAGGCGCTGAAGATCTCTGCGCCGATCTACGTCTTGCCGTTCGCGTTCATCTACAATCCAGAAATCGTCGTCGGTGGCTGGGGAATGGAGACGTTCTTCTCGGGACTCATCGCCCTGCTTGGCGCGCTCGGCATCGCTCACGGTCTCAACTATTACGGGAAGTTCTTCCACGAGAGCCCGTTCGTCAAGTTCCCTGTCAAGGGTGTCTTCTTCGTGCTCGGTGTGCTCGCGATGGTCTATCCTGACATGCTGGTCCGTCTCGTCTGCATTGCAGTCATCTTGACGATGATGGCAGTGCAACTTCGGAGCCACATCTGGAAACGATTCGGTCAAAAATCCACGACGGAGAGCGTCCAAACGGCCGAAGATTGA
- a CDS encoding ABC transporter ATP-binding protein, translating to MIALSPDPLEGVELNARYTQCAVMTATAIAIESVTKSFRSETVLRDIELEVEDGEFCVVLGPSGCGKSTLLKCIAGLIESDDGTITLDGRDAAELSVQERNLGYVFQEFEETLFPHKSVAENIAFGLEQRDDPPTQSEIDETIDEMLTLLAIEETRDDLPGALSGGQQQRVELARQLCRNCEVMLFDDPLADLDYKLQKRMELEMRSLHADLGSTFLYITHNQDQALKLADKLVVMNRGMIEQIGTPESVYHDPQNAFVCRFVGDSNALVTNGKPTEVGDGVVDVQTEAGPMRATAQNGAEKETGMVIVRPEAVSLETDDCDVTVTGVLEGRTYTGETTEFAVSLDGTDREFYVVVPDSPEIGAIGDSIELGWNVDDALYFDELSVTDTVTITDLIEE from the coding sequence ATGATCGCTCTCTCGCCCGACCCGCTCGAGGGGGTAGAGCTAAATGCTCGCTACACACAGTGTGCAGTGATGACGGCTACCGCAATAGCGATCGAGTCAGTGACCAAATCGTTCCGCAGCGAGACGGTGCTCCGCGATATCGAACTGGAGGTCGAGGACGGCGAGTTCTGCGTCGTGCTCGGCCCGAGCGGTTGTGGGAAGAGTACGCTTCTCAAGTGCATCGCCGGATTGATCGAGTCCGACGACGGGACGATCACGCTCGATGGTCGTGACGCGGCCGAGCTGTCCGTCCAGGAACGGAACCTCGGCTACGTGTTCCAGGAGTTCGAAGAGACGTTGTTCCCCCACAAGAGCGTCGCGGAGAACATCGCGTTCGGTCTCGAGCAACGGGACGACCCGCCCACTCAGTCGGAGATCGACGAGACGATCGACGAGATGTTGACCTTGTTAGCGATCGAGGAGACGCGGGACGATCTCCCGGGAGCGCTCTCGGGCGGGCAACAACAGCGCGTGGAGTTGGCACGACAGCTGTGTCGCAACTGCGAGGTGATGCTCTTCGACGATCCCTTGGCCGACCTCGACTACAAGCTACAGAAACGCATGGAACTCGAGATGCGGAGCCTCCATGCAGACCTCGGGAGTACGTTCCTCTACATCACACACAATCAGGATCAGGCACTCAAACTCGCCGACAAGCTGGTCGTGATGAACCGCGGCATGATCGAACAGATCGGCACTCCGGAATCGGTGTATCACGATCCTCAGAACGCGTTCGTCTGCCGATTCGTCGGCGACTCGAACGCGCTCGTGACGAACGGGAAGCCGACCGAGGTCGGCGACGGCGTCGTGGACGTCCAGACCGAGGCCGGTCCGATGCGGGCGACCGCACAGAACGGTGCCGAAAAGGAGACGGGGATGGTGATCGTCCGACCCGAAGCCGTATCGCTCGAGACGGACGACTGTGACGTGACAGTCACGGGCGTTCTCGAAGGTCGAACGTACACTGGCGAAACCACCGAGTTCGCGGTGTCGCTCGATGGAACCGACCGCGAGTTCTACGTCGTCGTTCCGGACAGCCCCGAGATCGGTGCGATCGGTGATTCGATCGAGCTCGGCTGGAACGTCGACGACGCGCTCTACTTCGACGAACTCAGCGTAACCGACACCGTTACCATCACGGATCTCATTGAAGAATGA
- a CDS encoding archaea-specific SMC-related protein gives MESELDRAERDTPERATLFVDNIGGIDETEVSFQPGATVLSGRNATNRTSLLQAIMAALGSDQVSLKADAEEGRAELELGDETYRRTLQRRNGTIVTDGEPYLDDPELADLFAFLLESNEARRAVARGDDLRELIMRPVDTDAIKAEIEQCQRRKQEIDDQLAELDELEGKLPDLEAKRTRVTDEIEELEEELEDAQAELEETNVDVDERREEQSELEAKLEELRDTRSDLERVRDRIETERESIDALEEEREEVEERLDSLSSGDESEVSRLEAEIETLQDEKAALSDEISQLQSTIQFNEQLLDEQESVLPDADGGTGGDGEPVTDQLLADSETVTCWTCGSSVARDQIETTIEQLRTARQERLEERSGISAELDEKRETLSTINENRTEYRQTQRRLDSVDDEIERRRERIEASTADREELTDEVDDLEATIDDLEADDYSGVLDQHKEVNQLEFKLERKERERDDLDDRMASIEERLDERETLEARRDDITDELTDLRTRIDQIEGDAVEAFNEHMENLLEVLEYGNLDRIWIDRTTREVREGRRKVSRSSFDLKIVRSTDDGAAYEDTIDHLSESEREVTGLVFALAGYLVHDVYETVPFMLLDSLEAIDSERIAMLVEYFESYVPYLVVALLDEDAQAVEVDHGVITEIDSASAAQ, from the coding sequence ATGGAAAGTGAACTGGATAGGGCGGAACGTGATACTCCAGAGCGAGCGACGCTCTTCGTCGACAATATCGGCGGGATCGACGAGACGGAGGTCTCGTTTCAGCCAGGGGCGACAGTGCTTTCGGGACGAAACGCAACCAATCGGACATCGCTGTTGCAGGCGATTATGGCCGCACTGGGGAGCGATCAAGTCAGTCTCAAAGCCGACGCCGAGGAGGGGCGGGCGGAGCTCGAGCTCGGCGACGAAACCTACCGACGGACGCTGCAGCGTCGAAACGGCACTATCGTTACCGACGGCGAGCCCTATCTCGACGATCCCGAACTCGCGGACCTCTTTGCGTTCCTGCTCGAATCCAACGAGGCGCGACGCGCCGTCGCTCGCGGCGACGATCTCCGCGAACTGATCATGCGTCCGGTCGACACCGACGCGATTAAGGCCGAAATCGAACAGTGTCAGCGACGGAAACAGGAGATCGACGACCAGCTTGCGGAGTTGGACGAGCTCGAAGGCAAGCTCCCCGACCTCGAGGCAAAGCGGACGCGAGTGACCGACGAGATCGAAGAGCTCGAAGAAGAGCTCGAGGACGCACAGGCGGAACTCGAGGAGACCAATGTCGACGTCGACGAACGGCGGGAAGAGCAGTCCGAACTCGAGGCGAAACTCGAGGAACTCCGTGATACCCGCTCCGATCTCGAACGCGTCCGCGATCGCATCGAAACCGAACGCGAAAGCATCGACGCGCTCGAGGAAGAGCGCGAGGAGGTCGAGGAGCGCCTCGACTCGCTCTCGTCCGGCGACGAGTCGGAGGTTAGCCGACTCGAGGCCGAGATCGAGACGCTTCAGGACGAGAAGGCGGCGCTCTCCGACGAGATCTCACAGCTCCAGAGCACGATCCAGTTCAACGAACAGCTCTTGGACGAGCAGGAGTCGGTGCTTCCGGACGCCGACGGGGGCACCGGTGGGGACGGCGAACCGGTGACGGACCAGCTTTTGGCTGACTCGGAGACGGTCACCTGCTGGACCTGCGGTTCGTCGGTCGCACGCGATCAGATCGAAACGACGATCGAACAGCTTCGAACCGCGCGCCAGGAGCGACTCGAGGAGCGATCGGGGATCAGCGCCGAACTCGACGAGAAACGGGAGACGCTGTCCACGATCAACGAGAACCGCACCGAGTACCGCCAGACGCAGCGACGCCTCGACTCGGTCGACGACGAGATCGAGCGCCGACGCGAGCGTATCGAGGCGTCGACTGCCGACCGCGAAGAGCTCACCGACGAGGTCGACGACCTCGAGGCTACGATCGACGACCTCGAGGCCGACGACTACAGCGGGGTTCTCGACCAGCACAAGGAGGTCAATCAGCTCGAGTTCAAACTGGAGCGAAAGGAACGCGAACGAGACGATCTCGACGATCGAATGGCATCGATCGAGGAGCGCCTCGACGAGCGCGAGACGCTCGAGGCCCGTCGCGACGATATCACCGACGAACTGACCGATCTGCGCACGCGGATCGACCAGATCGAGGGCGACGCCGTCGAGGCCTTCAACGAGCACATGGAGAACCTCCTCGAGGTGCTCGAGTACGGCAACCTCGATCGGATCTGGATCGATCGGACCACCCGCGAGGTCCGCGAAGGTCGTCGGAAGGTCTCGCGCTCGTCGTTCGATCTCAAGATCGTACGCAGCACCGACGACGGCGCGGCGTACGAAGACACGATCGACCACCTGAGCGAAAGTGAGCGGGAGGTGACGGGGCTCGTCTTCGCCCTCGCAGGCTACCTCGTCCACGACGTCTACGAGACGGTGCCGTTCATGCTTCTGGACTCGCTCGAGGCGATCGACTCCGAACGGATCGCGATGCTCGTCGAGTACTTCGAGTCCTACGTGCCGTATCTCGTCGTGGCGCTGCTCGACGAGGACGCACAGGCCGTCGAAGTGGACCACGGCGTGATCACGGAAATCGACTCGGCGTCGGCGGCCCAGTAA
- a CDS encoding acyl-CoA dehydrogenase family protein yields MTGISNVLLDQEHQLFRDETKRFVENEVLPEASERDPNREEMSAELVDNLREMGFFGILIDEEYDGLGLDLKAYAVIAEELSRGWLSVGSIIARGQSLAGATEEQKREYLPKMARGELLKSIAISEPDAGSDVSNMRLQAERDGDEYVLNGQKMWCTFAKGSDFILTYAVTDSDAEPSYRGISGFIVEKPAGTFDREGLSGTAIDKIGYHGWKTWEVNFDDVRVDADKLVGGEEGQGFYQIMEFFEEGRVHTAARAVGLARGALEDSLGYAEERVQFDEPISEFQAIRFKLADMATEVEAARALTLLVADAVDQGEGADAEAAMAKLFASEVAERVTSEGIQIHGGYGYTTDFDVERYWRDARLTRIFEGTSEIQKRIIADKLLSS; encoded by the coding sequence ATGACTGGGATCTCAAACGTCCTTCTGGATCAAGAACACCAACTGTTTCGAGACGAGACGAAACGGTTCGTCGAGAACGAGGTGCTGCCGGAGGCGAGCGAACGGGACCCGAACCGAGAAGAGATGTCGGCCGAACTCGTCGACAATCTCCGCGAGATGGGTTTTTTCGGCATTCTCATCGACGAGGAGTACGACGGTCTCGGGCTGGATCTCAAAGCCTACGCGGTGATCGCTGAGGAACTCTCTCGAGGCTGGCTCAGCGTCGGCAGCATCATCGCTCGCGGCCAGAGTCTCGCGGGGGCGACCGAGGAACAAAAACGGGAGTATCTCCCGAAGATGGCGAGGGGAGAACTGCTCAAGAGCATCGCGATCAGCGAACCCGACGCCGGAAGCGACGTCTCAAACATGCGACTGCAGGCGGAGCGAGACGGCGACGAGTACGTCCTCAACGGCCAGAAGATGTGGTGTACGTTCGCGAAGGGGTCGGATTTCATCCTGACGTACGCCGTCACCGACTCCGATGCGGAGCCGTCCTATCGCGGCATCTCGGGATTCATCGTCGAAAAACCGGCTGGAACGTTCGACCGAGAGGGGCTGAGCGGAACTGCGATCGACAAGATCGGTTACCACGGCTGGAAGACCTGGGAAGTCAACTTCGACGACGTCCGGGTCGACGCGGACAAACTCGTCGGCGGCGAGGAGGGGCAAGGGTTCTACCAGATTATGGAGTTCTTCGAGGAAGGCCGGGTTCACACGGCGGCCAGAGCGGTCGGACTGGCTCGCGGCGCGCTCGAGGACTCCCTGGGATACGCGGAGGAACGAGTGCAGTTCGACGAACCCATCTCGGAGTTCCAGGCGATCCGGTTCAAACTGGCCGATATGGCGACCGAGGTCGAAGCCGCTCGAGCGTTGACGCTCCTCGTCGCCGACGCCGTGGACCAAGGCGAGGGCGCGGACGCCGAGGCCGCGATGGCGAAACTGTTCGCGAGCGAAGTCGCGGAGCGCGTCACGAGTGAGGGCATTCAGATCCACGGCGGCTACGGATACACCACTGACTTCGACGTCGAGCGCTACTGGCGAGACGCCCGACTCACCCGAATCTTCGAGGGGACGAGCGAGATTCAGAAACGGATCATCGCCGATAAACTGCTCTCGTCGTAG
- a CDS encoding IclR family transcriptional regulator — protein MTDNTGASEFVKSDQTMFSIIECIHQHDEMGVTELAEAVDFSKSAVHKHLKTLEEHGYVVNNGGRYQLGLKLLTLGGHIRDRNSFCRCARSTVEDLAEESNQMASFILRDRTHGVFVFIENDRYGLRKPVPLGNRYVIHQNAAGKAILAELPDETVQEIIEETQLPRETDNTVTDATELWNELEEIRDQRYATSTGERIEDIQSIAAAVKSPDTDQIGAISITGPADHLSQDTVHTECAELVREAANELELRMRYVE, from the coding sequence ATGACTGATAACACAGGGGCGAGCGAGTTCGTGAAGTCCGATCAAACGATGTTCTCTATCATCGAATGCATTCATCAGCACGACGAGATGGGGGTTACGGAGTTGGCGGAAGCAGTTGACTTTTCGAAAAGTGCCGTTCATAAACACCTAAAAACGCTGGAAGAACACGGGTACGTCGTCAACAACGGCGGGCGATATCAACTCGGACTGAAGCTGCTAACGCTCGGGGGTCATATCCGTGACCGGAACTCGTTCTGTCGATGCGCACGCTCTACGGTTGAGGATCTGGCCGAAGAGAGTAATCAAATGGCGTCGTTCATTCTCCGTGACCGGACACACGGCGTCTTCGTTTTCATCGAAAACGATCGCTATGGCCTCCGAAAACCGGTTCCACTCGGGAACCGGTACGTTATTCACCAGAACGCCGCAGGAAAAGCGATCCTCGCCGAACTCCCCGACGAGACGGTTCAGGAAATCATCGAAGAAACGCAACTCCCGCGTGAGACGGACAACACTGTTACCGATGCAACCGAGCTATGGAACGAACTCGAGGAGATACGCGATCAGCGATACGCGACGAGCACGGGGGAGCGAATCGAGGATATTCAGTCGATCGCTGCTGCGGTCAAGAGTCCCGATACGGATCAGATCGGTGCGATCAGTATTACTGGCCCAGCCGATCATCTATCGCAAGATACTGTACACACCGAGTGCGCGGAACTGGTACGGGAGGCAGCGAACGAACTCGAACTGCGAATGCGGTACGTCGAATAG
- a CDS encoding HpcH/HpaI aldolase/citrate lyase family protein, translated as MEPVRSALFVPGNREEWVANAHTNDADVVILDLEDSVPPGEKEAAREIVADNVSALADEGQRIHVRVNAHPNASQGFAEHDYEAVVRAGVEAITVPKVRNPEDLERLDSVLTHIERREGLPENSVELLVNIETAQAMRQVYDICTAAERVATIGCGAVKGTDTNRALGFEWTGPGREGLETIHLRQQALMDARAAGIEHPLAGPYVDVGDIEGLREDMQFSREMGYTGYIVIHPSHVEHANELFLPDAETVEYWIGALEALQEAERENKSAITYKGEMIDIANISTAERYLEYAKAFEDDLEIETDLDAY; from the coding sequence ATGGAACCGGTCAGATCCGCGCTGTTCGTCCCGGGGAACCGCGAAGAGTGGGTCGCGAACGCCCACACGAACGACGCCGACGTCGTGATCCTCGATCTCGAGGACTCGGTCCCGCCGGGGGAGAAAGAGGCCGCGAGGGAGATCGTCGCCGACAACGTCTCGGCGCTCGCCGACGAGGGACAGCGCATCCACGTGCGCGTCAACGCACACCCGAACGCGAGCCAGGGATTCGCCGAACACGACTACGAAGCGGTCGTCCGCGCTGGCGTCGAGGCGATCACCGTCCCGAAGGTCAGGAACCCAGAAGATCTCGAGCGACTCGATTCGGTGTTGACCCACATCGAGCGCCGCGAGGGACTGCCCGAAAACAGCGTCGAACTGCTGGTCAACATCGAGACGGCACAGGCGATGCGGCAGGTGTACGATATCTGCACTGCCGCGGAGCGAGTCGCGACGATCGGCTGTGGCGCCGTGAAGGGGACCGATACCAATCGAGCGCTCGGCTTCGAGTGGACCGGACCCGGACGGGAGGGGTTAGAAACGATTCACCTCCGCCAACAGGCGCTAATGGACGCTCGAGCGGCGGGTATCGAACACCCGCTCGCCGGCCCGTACGTCGACGTCGGCGACATCGAGGGACTCAGAGAGGACATGCAGTTCTCGCGGGAGATGGGCTATACGGGCTACATCGTGATCCACCCTTCCCACGTCGAACACGCGAACGAACTGTTCCTCCCCGATGCCGAGACCGTCGAGTACTGGATCGGCGCGCTCGAGGCGCTCCAGGAGGCCGAACGGGAGAACAAGAGCGCGATCACCTACAAAGGGGAGATGATCGATATCGCGAACATTTCGACGGCGGAACGCTACCTCGAGTACGCGAAAGCGTTCGAGGACGACCTCGAGATCGAGACCGATCTCGACGCGTACTGA